A window of the Candidatus Brocadiaceae bacterium genome harbors these coding sequences:
- a CDS encoding nucleotidyltransferase domain-containing protein, giving the protein MKLSQKEREIIERFKQIISKKFPDEIVEVLVFGSKARGDATKESDIDVLVITSSNNWKRGDEIREIGYGLDDEIDYKLSIQVISQEHFDYLKQNNFQFIKSIKNESITV; this is encoded by the coding sequence ATGAAACTTTCTCAAAAAGAACGTGAGATAATTGAAAGATTTAAACAAATAATAAGCAAAAAGTTTCCTGATGAAATCGTAGAAGTACTGGTATTTGGCTCGAAGGCGAGGGGCGACGCTACAAAAGAATCAGATATTGATGTTCTGGTCATTACGTCATCAAATAATTGGAAAAGAGGCGATGAAATAAGAGAGATTGGTTATGGACTGGACGATGAAATAGATTATAAGCTGTCAATTCAAGTTATATCACAAGAACATTTTGATTATTTAAAGCAAAACAATTTTCAGTTTATCAAAAGCATTAAAAACGAAAGTATTACGGTATGA
- a CDS encoding endonuclease domain-containing protein, whose product MKRKTIIPYNPKLKEVARRLRKSGTLSEALLWTYLKKKQMCGYDFDRQKPIDNYIVDFFCNELMLAIEIDGCSHSEKDEGDRIRQAKLESLGIRFLRFYDSDIKKNIQGVLWVIEDWIRRHKDEPTPSPPRRGMNPPLTPPKRGIKRKKPPERGI is encoded by the coding sequence ATGAAAAGGAAGACCATCATACCCTATAACCCTAAATTGAAAGAAGTAGCAAGACGATTAAGAAAAAGCGGCACTTTATCTGAGGCATTGTTGTGGACGTACTTAAAGAAGAAACAGATGTGCGGATATGATTTTGATCGCCAAAAGCCCATTGATAATTATATTGTAGATTTTTTCTGCAATGAGCTTATGCTGGCAATTGAAATAGATGGTTGTTCACACAGTGAAAAAGATGAGGGAGATCGAATCAGGCAGGCAAAATTAGAATCTTTGGGGATACGGTTTTTGAGATTTTATGATTCAGACATAAAGAAGAATATTCAAGGTGTTTTGTGGGTTATTGAGGATTGGATTCGAAGACACAAAGACGAACCCACCCCTAGCCCTCCCAGGAGGGGAATGAACCCACCCCTTACCCCTCCCAAGAGGGGAATAAAAAGAAAAAAACCTCCCGAGAGGGGAATCTGA